One window of the Dyella humicola genome contains the following:
- a CDS encoding MFS transporter: MATTAYDAPGALNTGHRRVILASSLGTVFEWYDFYLYGSLAALIGKHFFTGLNETSQFIFALLAFAAGFAVRPFGAIVFGRLGDMIGRKHTFLITIIIMGSSTFLVGALPGYNTIGVAAPVILIALRLLQGLALGGEYGGAATYVAEHAPQGKRGLYTSFIQITATFGLFLSLLVILGTRLGLGTETFDSVGWRIPFLLSAILLIVSVYIRLQLAESPVFQQMKAEGKHSKAPLTEAFGQWKNLKLVILALLGATAGQAVVWYTGQFYALYFLTQSLKIDGTTANLLIAAALAIGTPFFVFFGWLSDRIGRKSIVLAGCLLAALTYFPIFRGLTHFGNPAIEQAAATSPVKVVADPRACRFQFDPVGKARFTSSCDVAKSALAKRGIPYSNVAGEPGSVAEVKIGDVTLSSFEGGALDNKAFAEQSKAFGTQLGAALKAAGYPEKADPSQTNNGMLIVLLAILVFYVTMVYGPIAAWLVEMFPTRIRYTSMSLPYHIGNGWFGGFVPTIGFMLVAWKGDIYYGLWYPIIVAIGTFFIGLLFLRETKDVDIRH, translated from the coding sequence ATGGCAACGACTGCATACGATGCGCCGGGGGCGCTCAACACCGGTCACCGACGAGTGATCCTGGCGTCAAGCCTGGGCACGGTGTTCGAATGGTATGACTTCTATCTTTATGGATCGCTCGCCGCGCTGATTGGCAAGCATTTCTTCACCGGCCTCAACGAGACGAGCCAGTTCATCTTTGCGCTGCTCGCGTTCGCCGCCGGTTTCGCGGTGCGCCCGTTCGGCGCCATCGTGTTCGGTCGCCTCGGCGACATGATCGGACGCAAACACACCTTCCTCATCACCATCATCATCATGGGTTCGTCGACGTTTCTTGTCGGCGCATTGCCCGGTTACAACACGATCGGCGTTGCCGCTCCGGTCATCCTGATTGCACTGCGCCTGTTGCAAGGCCTTGCACTCGGTGGCGAGTACGGTGGCGCCGCTACGTATGTCGCCGAGCATGCGCCACAGGGCAAGCGCGGCCTCTACACGAGTTTTATCCAGATCACCGCAACCTTCGGACTGTTCCTGTCGTTGCTGGTGATCCTGGGTACGCGTCTTGGCCTGGGCACAGAGACGTTTGATAGCGTGGGCTGGCGCATCCCGTTCCTGCTCTCGGCGATCTTGCTGATTGTGTCGGTGTATATCCGACTGCAGTTGGCCGAATCGCCGGTGTTCCAGCAGATGAAGGCCGAGGGCAAGCACTCCAAGGCGCCGCTGACGGAAGCGTTTGGACAATGGAAGAATTTGAAGCTGGTGATCCTGGCCTTGCTCGGCGCCACGGCGGGCCAGGCGGTGGTTTGGTACACAGGCCAGTTCTACGCGCTGTATTTCCTCACCCAGAGCCTGAAGATCGACGGCACCACCGCTAACCTGCTGATCGCCGCGGCACTTGCCATCGGCACGCCGTTCTTCGTGTTCTTCGGCTGGCTGTCCGATCGCATCGGCCGCAAGAGCATCGTCCTGGCGGGCTGCTTGCTGGCGGCGCTGACCTATTTTCCGATCTTCAGGGGCTTGACCCACTTCGGCAATCCGGCGATCGAGCAGGCGGCTGCCACCTCGCCCGTCAAGGTTGTGGCCGATCCCAGGGCATGTCGTTTTCAGTTCGACCCGGTGGGCAAGGCCCGTTTCACCAGCTCGTGCGATGTCGCCAAGAGCGCGCTGGCGAAGCGGGGTATCCCCTATTCGAATGTCGCGGGTGAGCCCGGCAGCGTGGCCGAGGTGAAGATTGGCGATGTCACCCTCAGCTCGTTTGAAGGCGGTGCCTTGGACAACAAGGCTTTTGCCGAACAGAGCAAGGCATTCGGTACACAGCTGGGTGCCGCGCTGAAGGCGGCCGGCTATCCGGAAAAGGCCGATCCATCACAAACCAATAACGGCATGTTGATCGTGTTGCTGGCGATCCTGGTGTTCTACGTCACCATGGTCTACGGACCGATCGCAGCGTGGCTGGTGGAAATGTTCCCCACGCGCATCCGCTACACCTCGATGAGTCTGCCGTATCACATCGGCAACGGCTGGTTCGGCGGCTTTGT